One region of Pygocentrus nattereri isolate fPygNat1 chromosome 14, fPygNat1.pri, whole genome shotgun sequence genomic DNA includes:
- the LOC108444037 gene encoding coiled-coil and C2 domain-containing protein 1-like gives MSDCEDPTWFSSPPQDKKVEEFRTREEDGPGPFTNPGESVSASATVLLRTVSSNLQKIKAIPAVRENDTPSPAASPTNEVQPHSGCLESKPMVLCAEQENKLADAQAEQTGDTEQVKRYYLTAKKLDCIVEASKQGESDNASSFLPPSESKLDEKQNVSPQSSDEPHAETKNSGSLQNEIVVNSPVVPDLVTVCADPTVRSADMETGEVLSTLPFQNSLCPDTSHQYNQLIELLHQQEEKCKKYCQQFSHMGNISETTRFESLAEECASHIEALRVAKVKGYPVPKFHMEDRTFNIFRIIPELSGSDMLLTIVRGVNLPVPEGGSPNDLETSVRFEFAFPSLQEAQRDQTRSVKNSSSPEFGEQFTLHIKRNHRGFKRVVLSKGIKFEIIQKGGLFKTDKVVGCAQLKLDSLESKCEIRQLIEVLKRRTPTGGHLEVRVKIREPLSGPQSDTVTEKWLVLDPLTLPLIMQDGMVYQGHCVTSVESMPNLKEATMRAFLYTEEGSSSRGDNVETYFRFPRRCLTNTAAFHYSSPLAELPCFRQDDVVRIVEEVVATKPQIQDNPMKRFSNRSATCSVL, from the exons ATGAGTGACTGTGAAGATCCAACTTGGTTCTCCTCACCACCTCAAGACAAAAag GTGGAGGAGTTCAGGACTAGAGAAGAGGATGGACCGGGGCCGTTTACTAACCCAGGAGAGTCGGTGTCTGCTTCTGCTACTGTTCTCTTAAGAACTGTTAGCTCAAACCTTCAGAAAATCAAAGCTATCCCAGCTGTCAGAGAGAACGATACTCCATCACCTGCAGCCTCCCCCACTAATGAGGTTCAGCCTCACTCTGGGTGCTTAG AGAGCAAACCGATGGTGCTGTGCGCAGAGCAGGAAAACAAACTGGCTGATGCCCAAGCTGAACAGACTGGAGACACAGAGCAGGTCAAGCGTTACTACCTGACAGCTAAG AAATTAGACTGCATTGTGGAAGCATCCAAACAAGGAGAATCTGACAATGCCAGTTCCTTTCTGCCCCCTAGTG agAGCAAACTGGATGAAAAGCAGAATGTATCCCCCCAGTCCAGTGATGAACCCCATGCTGAGACCaaaaacagtg GTTCACTTCAGAATGAAATTGTAGTAAACTCCCCTGTGGTTCCAGACCTGGTTACAGTCTGCGCTGATCCCACTGTG AGGTCTGCTGATATGGAAACAGGTGAGGTGCTTTCCACTCTCCCTTTTCAAAATTCTCTTTGCCCTGACACCAGTCATCAATACAACCAGCTGATAGAGCTTCTTCACCAGCAAGAGGAG AAGTGTAAAAAATACTGCCAGCAGTTCAGCCATATGGGAAACATTTCTGAGACCACAAG GTTTGAGAGTCTTGCAGAAGAGTGTGCTTCTCACATTGAAGCACTGAGGGTAGCAAAGGTCAAGGGATATCCAGTACCAAAGTTTCATATGGAGGATCGCACCTTTAATATCTTCAG AATTATTCCAGAGCTCAGTGGAAGCGACATGTTGCTGACCATCGTGAGAGGGGTTAATCTGCCTGTGCCTGAAG GAGGTTCTCCAAATGATTTAGAGACCAGCGTGCGCTTTGAGTTTGCTTTTCCCAGTTTG CAAGAAGCTCAAAGGGATCAAACTCGTTCAGTCAAAAACTCTTCTAGTCCAG AGTTTGGAGAGCAGTTTACACTCCACATTAAGCGCAACCATCGAGGCTTTAAGAGAGTTGTCCTGTCTAAAGGCATCAAGTTTGAGATCATTCAGAAAGG TGGTCTATTTAAGACTGATAAAGTGGTGGGCTGTGCTCAGCTGAAGCTGGACTCCCTGGAGAGCAAGTGTGAGATCAGACAGCTAATAGAG GTCCTCAAAAGACGGACTCCTACAGGAGGGCACCTGGAGGTGCGGGTGAAAATTCGGGAGCCACTGAGTGGCCCTCAGTCTGACACAGTGACAGAGAAATGGCTGGTCCTGGACCCCCTCACCTTACCTCTG ATAATGCAAGATGGAATGGTCTACCAAGGCCACTGTGTCACATCAGTAGAAAGCATGCCCAATTTGAAGGAAGCAACAATGAGG GCGTTTTTATACACGGAGGAGGGGTCAAGTTCCAGGGGAGATAATGTTGAAACTTATTTCCGGTTTCCGCGCCGCTGTCTAACGAATACGGCTGCATTTCATTATTCATCACCTTTGGCTGAACTCCCGTGCTTCAGGCAGGACGATGTGGTCAGAATTGTGGAAGAG gtggttgctactAAGCCACAAATTCAAGATAATCCTATGAAGCGGTTCAGTAACAG GTCTGCCACATGCAGTGTTCTCTAA